A section of the Triticum dicoccoides isolate Atlit2015 ecotype Zavitan chromosome 7A, WEW_v2.0, whole genome shotgun sequence genome encodes:
- the LOC119328393 gene encoding protein HEAT-STRESS-ASSOCIATED 32-like produces the protein MRGWREEVVALSLEAHGPGDDRPEKPRRYGVTEMRSPCYTFRPAHHALQEILDNIGPFVDGLKFSGGSHSLMGKELIREITDLAHKHDMYVSTGDWAEHLLRQGPSSFKQYVEECKELGFDTIELNAGSLKLPEEAILRLVRLIKNTGLRAKPLFSVKFDSSDIPAAGDRAFGAYIAPVKQSSERVEDIDLLIRRAERCLEAGADMIMIDADDVCQHADSLRADLIAKIVGRLGLERTMFETSGANTSEWFVKRYGPRVNLFADHSEVMNLERLRGLDVRRSVRPLLPSPFFLM, from the exons atgaGGGGGTGGAGAGAGGAGGTGGTGGCGCTGTCGCTGGAGGCGCACGGCCCCGGCGACGACCGGCCGGAGAAGCCGCGCCGCTACGGGGTCACGGAGATGAGGAGCCCCTGCTACACCTTCCGCCCCGCCCACCACGCGCTCCAG GAAATTTTGGATAATATCGGCCCTTTTGTTGACGGTCTGAAGTTTTCGGGCGGATCTCATAGTTTGATGGGAAAGGAACTGATCAGAGAGATCACTGATTTGGCGCACAAGCATGACATGTATGTGAGCACTGGTGACTGGGCAGAGCATCTTCTGCGCCAGGGACCCTCTTCCTTCAAGCAATATGTAGAG GAATGCAAAGAGTTGGGATTCGACACCATTGAGCTCAACGCTGGATCTCTCAAGCTCCCTGAAGAGGCTATCCTGAGACTAGTCCGCCTCATAAAGAACACTGGTCTGCGAGCCAAGCCCCTGTTTTCAGTGAAGTTCGACAGCTCTGATATCCCTGCGGCTGGTGATAGGGCGTTTGGGGCTTACATAGCTCCAGTGAAGCAGAGCTCAG AAAGAGTCGAAGACATTGACCTGCTGATCAGGAGGGCCGAGAGATGCCTGGAGGCAGGTGCAGATATGATCATGATCGACGCCGACGACGTGTGCCAGCACGCGGACTCTCTCAGGGCGGACCTCATCGCGAAGATCGTCGGCCGGCTCGGGCTGGAGAGAACCATGTTCGAGACGTCCGGTGCCAACACCTCCGAGTGGTTCGTCAAACGATACGGCCCGCGG GTGAACCTCTTCGCCGACCACTCCGAGGTGATGAACCTGGAGCGCCTCCGGGGCTTGGACGTGCGCAGGAGCGTCCGGCCCCTGCTCCCTTCGCCGTTCTTCCTGATGTGA
- the LOC119328392 gene encoding putative F-box protein At1g67390, protein MEAAVAPAAPAAKTARRGDCHESAADFISRVPDAVLCTIISLLPTKDGGRTQVFSRRWRPLWSAAPLNLEVRTPYPGPGVPVRTSSVSPDVVPKVISQHPGPARRFCFHGLRPGDLHDQAESWFRSRALANLEVLEVGYKVHGEKYLQELILARISLPPSAFRSAPTLLVAKIGYCDLPREMVPSMGFDLLELLSLISVSISADVFRGLLSACRALKSLHLTEVRGARCLQVRSPTLRSICFRDTTGKVELVIEDAPHLVRLLMPFGGRDDCGTIRVICAPKLEVLGPLLPVVSKLLVSQGISSAGLANSVHTVKILSLRCSGYELDGVLNILRRFPCLEKLYVIFHKHKEMDKKIEPQYDRLHPIECLQTHLKTVVFETFLGHDKQLELCFECKSAKQN, encoded by the exons atggaggccgcCGTAGCGCCAGCGGCACCCGCAGCGAAGACGGCACGGAGGGGCGACTGCCACGAGAGCGCCGCCGATTTCATCAGCAGGGTCCCCGACGCCGTCCTCTGcaccatcatctccctcctccccacCAAGGACGGCGGCCGGACGCAGGTCTTCTCCCGCCGATGGCGCCCCCTGTGGAGCGCCGCGCCTCTCAACCTCGAGGTCCGCACCCCTTACCCCGGCCCCGGCGTCCCCGTCCGCACCTCCTCCGTCTCCCCCGATGTCGTCCCCAAGGTAATCTCGCAGCATCCTGGTCCCGCCCGCCGATTCTGCTTCCACGGCCTCCGCCCCGGCGACCTCCACGACCAGGCGGAGAGCTGGTTCCGCTCCCGGGCCCTCGCCAACCTTGAGGTGCTCGAAGTCGGCTACAAGGTCCACGGTGAAAAATACTTACAAGAACTTATTCTGGCAAGAATTTCGCTGCCGCCATCCGCCTTCCGCTCTGCACCTACCCTCCTCGTTGCCAAGATCGGCTACTGTGATTTGCCCCGAGAGATGGTGCCGTCCATGGGCTTCGACCTCCTCGAGCTTCTCTCCTTGATCTCCGTTTCCATCTCAGCGGACGTCTTCCGCGGACTGCTCTCTGCTTGCCGTGCCTTGAAGAGCTTACACTTGACCGAAGTTCGTGGTGCTCGTTGCCTCCAAGTTCGCTCCCCGACTCTTAGGAGTATCTGCTTCCGTGACACCACTGGTAAAGTAGAGCTTGTCATCGAGGATGCGCCTCACCTTGTGAGGTTACTAATGCCTTTTGGTGGCCGAGATGATTGTGGTACCATCCGGGTAATTTGTGCGCCTAAACTGGAGGTATTGGGCCCTTTGTTACCTGTCGTCTCGAAGCTCCTAGTCTCACAG GGAATAAGTTCAGCCGGCTTGGCAAACTCGGTGCACACCGTGAAGATTTTGTCTCTCAGGTGTTCTGGATATGAATTGGACGGAGTTCTTAATATCCTTAGGAGGTTCCCCTGTCTTGAGAAGCTCTATGTCATT TTCCACAAACACAAAGAGATGGATAAGAAAATTGAGCCTCAGTATGACCGACTACATCCAATTGAATGCCTTCAAACCCATCTCAAAACAGTGGTGTTTGAAACATTCCTAGGCCATGATAAACAGCTTGAGCTTTGTTTTGAATGCAAAAGTGCTAAACaaaattga